The following are from one region of the Pseudodesulfovibrio piezophilus C1TLV30 genome:
- the rsmI gene encoding 16S rRNA (cytidine(1402)-2'-O)-methyltransferase: protein MSNGKLWVVATPLGNAGDLSPRARTILMDADIILAEDTRRAGLLFKRLELERHGRLISFFEHNEDRRIPKVLALLEEGQSVALVSDAGTPLLSDPGFTLVRSCREEGYDVSPVPGPSAPVTALSACGLPPLPYTFLGFTPRKKSQTERLFRQHGATGATLVFFERKSRLPGTLEIASEVLGNREFCVARELTKDYEEFLRGELGRLDVFDCDLRGELTVIIAPAGDEGQTSDSVLAGIIDEERAVGGKPKDVARRVADRVNGWTAKEVYAFMRFS, encoded by the coding sequence ATGAGCAATGGGAAACTGTGGGTGGTGGCGACACCACTGGGTAATGCGGGTGATTTGTCGCCTCGCGCCCGCACCATCCTTATGGATGCGGATATCATTTTGGCTGAGGATACGCGTCGGGCCGGGCTGCTTTTCAAACGTCTGGAGTTGGAGCGTCATGGTCGTCTAATTTCATTTTTTGAGCACAACGAAGACAGGCGGATTCCCAAGGTACTGGCTCTTTTGGAAGAAGGGCAGAGCGTGGCTTTGGTCTCCGACGCAGGCACCCCGTTGCTGTCTGATCCGGGGTTTACCCTGGTTCGTTCATGTCGGGAGGAGGGGTATGACGTGTCTCCCGTGCCTGGTCCCAGTGCGCCTGTGACTGCTTTGTCCGCTTGCGGTTTGCCACCGCTTCCATATACCTTTTTGGGCTTTACGCCTCGCAAGAAGTCGCAGACGGAGCGTCTTTTCAGGCAGCATGGGGCAACAGGAGCGACGCTGGTCTTTTTTGAGCGCAAGTCCCGGCTGCCTGGAACGCTCGAAATCGCCAGTGAGGTCTTGGGCAACCGTGAATTCTGTGTGGCTCGGGAATTGACCAAGGACTATGAGGAATTTCTGCGTGGCGAGTTGGGGCGGCTTGATGTCTTTGATTGCGATCTGCGCGGGGAGTTGACTGTTATCATTGCTCCTGCGGGTGATGAGGGGCAGACCTCAGACTCTGTCCTGGCCGGAATTATTGACGAGGAAAGGGCTGTCGGCGGCAAACCCAAGGACGTCGCCCGTCGGGTGGCTGACAGGGTCAATGGCTGGACAGCCAAGGAAGTGTATGCTTTTATGCGCTTCTCATGA
- a CDS encoding YraN family protein, with the protein MGLISKIIPTRRRGDLGEQAAARFLLAKGFRILERNWRYRQWELDLVCRDGDTIVFVEVKTRRAGTMTTPADGLNRKKQTRLVKAASHYLTKNDLWDEPCRFDLAAVIDTGHGLDVEHMENAFDVSGMNI; encoded by the coding sequence ATGGGATTGATTTCGAAGATCATACCGACCAGACGACGTGGAGATCTGGGCGAACAGGCTGCTGCGCGGTTTCTGCTGGCCAAGGGCTTTCGCATACTGGAACGGAATTGGCGCTACCGGCAGTGGGAGCTGGACCTTGTATGCCGGGATGGTGATACTATCGTCTTCGTCGAGGTCAAGACGCGGCGAGCTGGGACCATGACGACTCCGGCCGATGGGCTGAATCGGAAAAAACAGACCCGGCTGGTCAAGGCTGCCAGTCACTATCTGACGAAAAACGATCTGTGGGACGAGCCGTGCCGATTTGATCTGGCGGCAGTGATCGACACCGGCCATGGTCTGGATGTCGAGCATATGGAAAACGCATTTGATGTGAGCGGGATGAATATATGA